From the genome of Clostridium sp. BNL1100, one region includes:
- the ptsP gene encoding phosphoenolpyruvate--protein phosphotransferase has protein sequence MKGIGTGGGKAFAEIYIVNNDSVEINKYIIDNTEDECKRIDNAREIAKEQIKAVMESNVKCQGDDNVGILDYQLLFLEDESFFDDIKRYINDQHVNCEYALHECVNNFIRDFEAIENDYLKERTSDIYDMEKRVQMVLAEKPLQDISCMAGECIIATDEMLPSQVMSMDRNNIKGILMEYGGKTSHSVIIARSLGIPCIVGLKDIKKLVTNGEKVIIDGNTGEVNINPNKNDISDYQQYQNNKNLKNIELKKFIDRATRTQDGVTMKILANISSENDIKHMLENGGEGIGLFRTEFIYINSKTLPSEEAQYKIYSDIAQKNKDKLFIIRTLDIGGDKSIDYLNIKKEENPFLGFRAIRYCLKNPHIFKAQISAILRASTFGNIKFMIPMIATLMELRSAKEMIDEVKEDLESKGIPFCKDTQIGMMIETPSAALMVDRFAKEVDFFSIGTNDLTQYLFAADRMNEQVAYLNSSFHPQLLKVVKDVVDCGKRNGIEVDICGHAGENPYLIPIWVAMGVDNLSVSIPSILAVRQQICNINKKDLIPVLEKVLAFDDAYEVEEYLKTKFQF, from the coding sequence ATGAAAGGAATAGGAACAGGAGGAGGAAAAGCTTTTGCAGAGATTTATATAGTAAATAATGATAGTGTAGAAATAAATAAATACATCATTGATAATACTGAAGATGAATGCAAAAGAATAGATAACGCAAGAGAAATTGCAAAAGAACAGATAAAAGCAGTAATGGAAAGCAACGTTAAATGCCAAGGGGACGACAACGTAGGGATTTTGGACTATCAACTCTTATTTCTGGAAGATGAATCCTTCTTTGATGACATAAAAAGATATATAAATGACCAACATGTAAACTGTGAATATGCTCTGCATGAATGTGTAAATAATTTTATTAGAGATTTCGAAGCGATAGAGAATGATTACCTAAAAGAAAGAACGTCAGATATTTATGATATGGAAAAAAGAGTACAAATGGTACTTGCGGAAAAGCCTTTACAGGATATCTCATGCATGGCCGGTGAATGTATAATTGCTACCGATGAAATGCTTCCATCTCAGGTTATGAGCATGGATAGAAATAATATTAAAGGAATTTTAATGGAATATGGAGGTAAGACTTCCCATAGCGTAATTATTGCCCGTTCCTTGGGAATCCCGTGTATAGTCGGTTTAAAGGATATTAAGAAATTGGTTACCAATGGGGAAAAGGTAATTATTGACGGAAATACCGGCGAAGTAAACATAAATCCAAATAAAAATGACATTTCAGATTATCAACAGTATCAAAATAATAAAAATTTAAAAAATATAGAGCTTAAAAAATTTATAGACAGAGCTACCAGAACTCAGGATGGTGTTACTATGAAGATTTTAGCAAATATTTCTTCAGAAAATGACATTAAACATATGTTGGAAAATGGGGGGGAAGGGATAGGATTATTTAGAACGGAATTTATTTACATAAACAGTAAAACACTCCCATCAGAAGAAGCCCAGTATAAAATATATTCAGATATTGCTCAGAAGAATAAGGACAAGCTATTTATAATCAGGACATTAGATATCGGTGGAGATAAATCCATTGACTATTTAAATATCAAAAAAGAAGAAAACCCGTTTTTGGGATTTAGAGCTATAAGATATTGTTTGAAAAATCCACATATTTTTAAGGCCCAGATTTCTGCAATATTAAGGGCCAGCACTTTTGGAAATATAAAATTTATGATTCCAATGATAGCTACATTAATGGAGCTAAGAAGTGCAAAAGAGATGATTGACGAGGTTAAAGAGGACCTTGAAAGCAAAGGTATCCCATTTTGCAAGGATACACAAATAGGAATGATGATTGAAACACCGTCAGCAGCCTTGATGGTAGACCGTTTTGCAAAGGAGGTAGACTTTTTTAGTATAGGAACTAATGACCTCACCCAGTATTTATTTGCCGCAGACCGTATGAATGAGCAGGTTGCCTATTTAAATTCCAGTTTTCATCCCCAACTTTTAAAGGTAGTAAAAGATGTAGTTGATTGCGGTAAAAGGAATGGTATTGAAGTAGATATATGCGGACATGCAGGTGAAAACCCGTATCTGATTCCTATTTGGGTTGCTATGGGGGTTGATAACTTAAGTGTTAGTATTCCGTCAATTCTGGCAGTAAGACAACAGATATGCAATATTAACAAAAAAGATTTAATCCCGGTTTTAGAAAAAGTTTTAGCTTTTGACGATGCTTATGAAGTAGAAGAATATCTCAAAACGAAGTTTCAATTTTAA
- a CDS encoding HTH domain-containing protein, which translates to MKNQSQIRTMEIISLLLGNSEYISVKDIAQKLNVSARTIRSDIEKLDDHINECFNSDELCIERKSGSGIRLKSKSPDFNFNELDINSLATNKIQMDNSTRRLEIMNMMINSNEELTTQFLADQYYVSKSTILKDLDWINRWLKQYNLEVEKKQNKGVYILGSEKDIRNAIVAVLKLGNINPKKPNTKIQKSTEIKQNSNKYNEIVKIYPKINIDEIGNIIHNAEKEFAFFMPEEHYNSMFTHLVISIGRLLKGIKVDDESELIEGQCNDIETQVARYIVSRLEEEFKISIPQAEFAYICMHLMGLNIYSGTDRMNIDDALLNIPSNVKTLVYEIVRYVGNILNIDFADDKILFLGLMFYLKTSIFRLKNNANIGFSQDVNVDDALQEIYMAVWTTDKLYKKYANVTVNISSDEILEVARYFLVAIERKWRKNRAIIVSDTSLQAAIEIRNQLTKYIPNMQVVDICSYYQLNLRNHDNYKFIISTMPLSYKNKPVMQVPAKLDNDNINEIKRFINSYILKNSKRTDNNVNILTLKVEDSPQTIEDLLLTIDRLIDEGNVDEAKKIKSLARYCFSDDNNRLHIKGNMYVKVVEGDLKQSIIINCSINSNLLVDDILVKNVNICFVTDNNMSAYGEVMEKFLLFKE; encoded by the coding sequence ATGAAAAATCAATCTCAAATAAGAACTATGGAGATTATATCGCTACTATTAGGTAATTCTGAATATATTTCTGTAAAAGACATCGCACAAAAGCTAAATGTATCAGCTCGGACAATAAGAAGTGATATAGAAAAATTGGATGACCATATTAATGAATGCTTTAACTCAGATGAATTATGTATTGAGAGAAAAAGCGGTTCCGGAATTAGATTGAAATCTAAGTCACCTGACTTTAACTTTAACGAGCTGGATATAAACAGTTTAGCAACTAACAAAATACAGATGGATAATAGTACAAGACGATTGGAAATAATGAATATGATGATTAATTCCAATGAGGAGTTAACTACACAATTTCTAGCCGATCAGTACTATGTAAGTAAGAGCACAATTCTGAAAGATTTGGATTGGATTAACAGATGGTTAAAACAATATAATCTGGAGGTTGAAAAAAAGCAGAATAAGGGTGTATATATCTTAGGCAGTGAAAAGGATATCAGAAATGCAATTGTTGCCGTATTGAAATTAGGTAACATAAACCCTAAAAAACCTAATACTAAAATACAGAAAAGTACAGAAATAAAACAAAATAGTAATAAATATAATGAAATTGTAAAAATATATCCTAAAATTAATATCGACGAAATTGGTAACATAATTCACAATGCCGAGAAAGAATTTGCATTTTTTATGCCGGAGGAACATTATAATTCAATGTTTACCCATTTAGTGATAAGTATCGGCAGATTACTCAAAGGAATAAAAGTTGACGATGAGAGCGAATTAATTGAAGGCCAGTGTAATGATATTGAAACCCAGGTAGCAAGATACATTGTATCAAGATTAGAAGAGGAATTTAAAATATCAATTCCTCAGGCTGAATTTGCATATATATGTATGCATTTAATGGGATTGAATATTTATAGCGGTACAGACAGAATGAATATTGATGACGCCTTATTAAATATCCCCAGCAATGTTAAAACCTTGGTCTATGAAATAGTAAGGTATGTAGGAAACATCTTAAATATAGATTTTGCAGATGACAAGATATTATTTTTAGGACTAATGTTTTACTTGAAAACATCAATTTTCAGACTTAAGAATAACGCAAATATAGGATTTTCACAGGATGTAAACGTTGACGATGCCTTGCAAGAGATATATATGGCTGTTTGGACTACCGATAAACTCTATAAAAAATATGCAAACGTTACAGTTAATATTTCCAGTGATGAGATATTAGAGGTTGCTCGATATTTTTTGGTTGCCATTGAAAGAAAGTGGCGAAAGAACAGAGCAATTATAGTATCGGATACAAGCTTACAAGCTGCAATAGAAATTAGGAACCAGTTAACAAAGTATATTCCTAATATGCAGGTCGTAGATATTTGCTCATATTATCAATTGAATTTAAGAAACCATGATAATTATAAATTTATTATTTCTACAATGCCACTAAGCTATAAGAATAAACCTGTGATGCAGGTGCCTGCAAAACTAGACAATGACAACATCAATGAAATTAAAAGGTTTATAAATAGCTATATACTAAAGAACTCAAAAAGAACTGATAATAATGTCAATATATTAACCTTAAAGGTTGAAGACTCACCACAAACTATTGAAGACTTGCTTCTAACTATAGACCGGTTAATCGATGAAGGTAATGTGGATGAGGCTAAAAAAATTAAAAGTCTGGCAAGATATTGTTTTTCTGATGATAATAATAGATTACATATAAAAGGTAATATGTATGTGAAAGTTGTAGAGGGAGATTTAAAACAGTCAATTATCATTAATTGCAGCATAAACTCAAATTTATTAGTTGATGATATTCTGGTCAAAAATGTTAATATTTGCTTTGTTACTGATAATAATATGTCAGCTTATGGAGAAGTTATGGAAAAGTTTTTATTATTTAAGGAATAG
- a CDS encoding S1-like domain-containing RNA-binding protein → MIELGKSQKLQIVRRTQIGVYMNTKSDKSKEDILLPKNQVPQDIKVGDEIEVFVYKDSEDRMICTVKKPKITLDELAVLQVVETTNIGAFLDWGLEKDLFLPFREQVGNVKTGESYLVALYIDSSNRLCATMNIYNLLSSESPYKENDRVNGTVYSISKELGAFVAVDNKYQGLIPNKELYGDYKEGDSVNVRIKKVRQDGKLELSLRNEAYNEIESDSRKIMEMFKLSGGAISLNDKSSPEAIKAELNMSKAAFKRAVGRLLKEGAIKITDKGIEKMW, encoded by the coding sequence ATGATTGAATTAGGAAAAAGCCAGAAACTGCAAATAGTCAGAAGAACCCAGATTGGGGTATATATGAACACTAAAAGTGATAAAAGTAAGGAGGATATTCTATTACCAAAAAATCAGGTGCCACAAGATATTAAAGTCGGCGATGAAATAGAGGTATTTGTTTATAAGGATTCTGAAGACAGAATGATATGTACAGTTAAAAAACCCAAGATTACACTTGATGAACTGGCCGTTTTACAAGTAGTAGAAACTACAAATATTGGTGCGTTTTTAGATTGGGGCTTGGAGAAAGACTTGTTTTTACCTTTCAGAGAACAGGTGGGGAATGTTAAAACAGGTGAATCATATTTAGTTGCATTGTATATAGATAGCAGCAACAGATTATGTGCAACTATGAATATATATAATTTGTTAAGCAGCGAATCCCCATATAAGGAAAATGATAGAGTCAATGGAACCGTTTATAGTATTAGTAAAGAGTTAGGGGCTTTTGTGGCTGTAGATAACAAGTATCAAGGCCTGATTCCAAATAAGGAATTGTATGGAGACTATAAAGAAGGCGACAGCGTTAATGTACGAATTAAAAAGGTAAGGCAGGATGGAAAGCTTGAATTGAGTCTGAGAAACGAGGCATACAACGAAATAGAGAGTGACTCTCGAAAAATTATGGAAATGTTTAAATTAAGTGGCGGAGCTATTTCACTTAATGACAAAAGCTCTCCGGAAGCTATAAAAGCTGAACTTAACATGAGTAAGGCAGCTTTTAAAAGAGCTGTAGGAAGGCTATTAAAAGAGGGTGCCATAAAAATAACAGATAAAGGTATTGAAAAGATGTGGTAA
- a CDS encoding Gfo/Idh/MocA family oxidoreductase, with protein sequence MKIGIVGCGFVSNFYGSTMPNHPELEIAGVADINRERAVKFAEYYNTTYYNSVEELLNKKEISIILNCTNPHSHYEVSKACLLANKHVYTEKPMGLNFREAAELVSLAKERNLNIASSPNTVLGEYTKGLIKALNEKEIGKPILAYSQLDDGPIHQMRYWSWVSKTGVPWPYENEFKVGSVLEHAGYTLSLLTILFGPAKTIQSYTNCLVPNKLSNSGTDNLGPDYSESCIEFHSGVVARVTIGSVAPNNHSLLITGEEGVLSMDDLYWNVRQKIYIQKRVYSNSTAFENSHEYLSEKLEYQFEKTDDFIYKTGTEVNVDWAKGVLELAESVTQNRRCLLDMDHALHVMEILDLIQNSKNFSGPQKITTTFDPVIPIRWMDEKRVPEHAVV encoded by the coding sequence ATGAAAATTGGTATAGTAGGATGTGGATTTGTTTCAAATTTTTATGGGTCGACAATGCCTAACCACCCGGAACTTGAAATAGCCGGTGTAGCAGATATCAACAGGGAAAGAGCAGTCAAGTTTGCAGAATATTATAACACCACATATTATAATTCTGTAGAAGAATTATTGAACAAAAAGGAAATCTCAATCATATTAAATTGTACTAATCCTCACAGTCATTATGAAGTTTCAAAAGCATGCCTTCTGGCAAATAAGCATGTCTATACTGAAAAACCCATGGGTTTAAACTTCAGGGAAGCAGCTGAACTGGTGTCATTGGCAAAAGAAAGAAATTTGAATATTGCGTCATCTCCGAATACGGTTTTGGGAGAATATACAAAAGGCTTGATTAAAGCTCTGAATGAAAAGGAAATCGGAAAACCAATCTTAGCTTATTCCCAGCTTGACGACGGTCCGATTCATCAGATGAGATATTGGTCATGGGTCAGCAAAACAGGAGTGCCATGGCCCTACGAAAATGAATTTAAGGTTGGAAGCGTGTTGGAGCATGCGGGATATACCTTGTCCCTTTTGACAATTCTTTTTGGGCCTGCAAAAACAATTCAATCGTATACTAATTGTTTAGTACCGAACAAATTAAGCAACAGCGGTACGGATAATCTTGGGCCTGATTACAGTGAATCATGTATTGAATTCCATTCAGGTGTCGTAGCGAGAGTAACGATAGGTTCTGTAGCTCCGAATAATCATTCTTTATTGATTACCGGTGAGGAAGGTGTACTTTCCATGGATGATTTGTATTGGAATGTCCGCCAAAAGATATACATACAGAAGAGAGTTTATTCAAATTCAACTGCTTTTGAAAACTCCCATGAGTATTTGTCGGAAAAACTTGAATACCAGTTTGAAAAAACCGATGATTTCATTTATAAAACGGGAACTGAGGTAAATGTGGACTGGGCAAAAGGTGTCTTAGAGCTTGCTGAATCAGTTACCCAAAATAGAAGGTGTCTATTGGATATGGATCATGCCCTTCATGTTATGGAAATCCTAGATTTAATTCAGAATTCCAAAAACTTTAGCGGACCTCAAAAAATTACAACAACTTTTGATCCTGTTATACCTATCAGATGGATGGACGAAAAAAGAGTGCCGGAGCATGCTGTAGTGTAA
- a CDS encoding MFS transporter: MKKEKNYYLTFFSIYILVYGLSAIFTIYIPLYFDYLKFNKTSIGILMAVGPLSNIISQPLWGTLCDRVKIKNYILYILLLCSGISFLLFPISNNFSYLLAIITAFVFFERPIYAIYDTITLEYIETSNWKYGHIRLAGSLGYSLVAMISGYLIKLNIYNAFIIYFCLSATNFILSSKLPKIKGHQSGEKKIFLLDLFKNRELVLLLSFNMIVQITFAFYNYFFSIYYKQAGADDFMVGFAIFLATMSEVVFLVFADRIIKFLNIKILLLISAALTATRWLSLYYFSNIYIILIVQILYGFTFIVFMFTSTCYVNTNVKKELKASGQTINMLISMGISPVIGSIVGGRLSDMLGIRQVFLCSSLLIVIATIIFVIIFAVKERVIYQQSEKLLK, translated from the coding sequence TTGAAAAAGGAAAAGAACTATTACTTGACTTTTTTTTCAATATATATATTAGTATATGGACTATCTGCAATTTTTACAATATACATACCTCTTTATTTTGATTATTTGAAATTCAATAAAACCTCTATAGGTATATTAATGGCAGTGGGACCGCTGAGCAACATTATCTCTCAGCCTTTATGGGGAACTTTATGCGACAGGGTGAAAATAAAGAATTATATCTTATACATTTTATTATTATGCAGCGGAATTTCATTTTTACTGTTCCCTATTTCAAACAATTTTTCTTATCTGTTAGCTATTATAACTGCCTTTGTTTTCTTCGAACGGCCGATTTATGCTATCTATGATACTATAACTCTGGAATATATTGAAACATCAAACTGGAAATACGGGCATATCCGTTTGGCAGGAAGTCTAGGCTATTCCCTGGTAGCAATGATTTCAGGATATTTAATCAAGTTAAATATCTACAATGCCTTTATCATATATTTTTGTCTGTCTGCTACTAATTTTATTTTAAGCAGCAAATTACCGAAAATAAAAGGTCATCAATCAGGCGAAAAAAAAATTTTCCTGCTGGATTTATTTAAAAACCGGGAATTAGTACTATTATTGAGCTTTAACATGATAGTTCAAATTACTTTTGCATTTTATAATTATTTTTTCTCAATCTATTATAAACAAGCCGGTGCTGATGATTTTATGGTGGGATTTGCTATTTTTCTTGCTACAATGAGTGAAGTAGTATTTTTAGTATTTGCTGATAGGATTATAAAGTTCTTAAATATAAAAATATTGCTGTTAATTTCAGCTGCTTTGACCGCAACTCGTTGGCTGTCGCTATATTACTTTTCCAATATTTATATAATATTAATAGTTCAAATTTTATACGGGTTTACTTTTATTGTATTTATGTTTACGTCGACATGTTACGTAAACACGAACGTAAAAAAAGAATTAAAAGCGTCAGGACAAACTATAAACATGTTAATCAGTATGGGCATTTCACCTGTGATTGGAAGTATAGTAGGTGGAAGATTAAGCGATATGTTAGGGATTAGACAAGTCTTTTTATGCAGTTCCCTGTTAATAGTTATAGCTACAATAATATTTGTAATTATATTTGCTGTTAAAGAGAGAGTTATATACCAACAGTCAGAGAAATTACTAAAATGA
- a CDS encoding glycosyltransferase family 2 protein → MDFINGTATFIIPHYSHDEKNKKFLDDCLEGIFNQGDKNWQVVIVDDNSPSAEVKDSLKKLENVYPEKIHVIFKNSNDGPGFCRNLGVKWAYENKSPFILYNDSDDISHKNRLEKTREVFCNDCDTGVVYSTFKIIDEQNQLVPKRNVTGSILEILETHTQNPPQGKNVWIDIGTKCGYVNLTSSTSVRTELAFKYPFPPYNVAEDAHTWLRYSASGFKYVYRDDIPSLYRICQNKQDGSSSRAREGGKKAFNKKAMQIQIEGFKDAIGIALQNGGIKREEVGDLLIKLYLKLSETFKREDEGELVDYLIENAMIISETKTKKYMNNYKICQGAKKCI, encoded by the coding sequence ATGGATTTTATTAATGGTACGGCGACTTTTATTATTCCTCATTATAGTCATGACGAGAAAAACAAAAAATTTCTTGATGATTGCCTGGAAGGTATATTTAATCAAGGTGATAAAAACTGGCAGGTTGTAATTGTGGATGATAATTCTCCTTCGGCGGAAGTTAAAGACAGTTTAAAAAAATTAGAAAATGTATATCCGGAAAAGATTCATGTTATATTTAAAAATTCTAATGATGGCCCGGGCTTTTGCAGGAACTTGGGTGTCAAATGGGCATATGAGAATAAATCTCCTTTTATATTATACAATGACAGCGATGATATTTCTCATAAAAACAGGCTTGAAAAAACCAGAGAGGTTTTTTGCAATGATTGTGATACAGGGGTTGTATACTCTACTTTCAAAATAATTGATGAACAAAATCAGCTTGTTCCAAAAAGGAATGTAACAGGTTCAATACTTGAAATACTGGAAACCCACACCCAAAACCCGCCACAAGGAAAAAATGTCTGGATAGATATTGGTACGAAATGTGGATATGTCAATTTAACATCCTCCACATCGGTAAGGACTGAGTTGGCTTTTAAATATCCGTTTCCACCTTATAATGTGGCAGAAGACGCCCACACGTGGTTGCGGTATTCTGCGTCAGGTTTCAAATATGTCTATCGGGACGATATCCCTTCATTGTACAGAATATGTCAAAATAAACAGGATGGTTCTTCTTCCCGAGCCAGAGAAGGCGGAAAAAAGGCATTTAACAAAAAGGCCATGCAAATACAAATAGAGGGCTTTAAGGATGCTATTGGTATTGCGCTTCAAAATGGAGGCATAAAGCGGGAAGAGGTAGGGGACCTTTTAATAAAATTATATTTGAAATTAAGTGAAACATTTAAACGAGAAGACGAAGGGGAATTGGTAGATTACTTAATTGAAAACGCTATGATAATCTCCGAAACAAAAACAAAAAAATATATGAATAATTATAAAATCTGCCAAGGTGCAAAAAAATGTATTTGA
- a CDS encoding HAD family hydrolase, whose product MIELDNVLMDTLQKVKGFIFDCDGVLFDSQLASLLYINEHLVQLNINPLPLDDPKNDYLFALTLEDILKNVAPEASTHQLRHAMEKVRYDEFISHMKPAGNMLEMLLYLKNSGYYLSVLSNRGSNLSVIIEHYKLDNYFEPIITTEEVKPKPDPEGLLLILRRWKLRNDEAVFIGDSLSDQEAANNAGVPFWSFNNKKLNANLYLPDFKTLIDIISQFNIYKNKRK is encoded by the coding sequence ATGATTGAATTAGACAATGTATTAATGGATACCTTACAAAAGGTTAAAGGATTTATTTTTGATTGCGATGGTGTCTTGTTTGACTCACAGCTTGCAAGTTTGTTATACATAAATGAGCATCTCGTACAACTAAATATAAATCCTTTGCCTTTAGATGATCCGAAAAATGATTATCTTTTTGCACTTACCCTGGAGGACATACTTAAAAATGTGGCGCCGGAGGCTTCAACTCATCAGTTAAGACATGCCATGGAAAAGGTTCGTTATGATGAGTTTATTTCACACATGAAACCGGCAGGAAATATGTTGGAAATGCTTTTATATTTGAAGAACAGCGGGTACTATTTGAGCGTGCTATCGAACCGTGGTTCGAACTTATCTGTAATAATTGAGCATTATAAGCTGGATAACTATTTTGAACCGATAATTACCACGGAAGAAGTAAAACCAAAGCCTGATCCTGAAGGACTGCTTCTTATATTAAGAAGATGGAAATTAAGGAATGACGAAGCTGTATTCATAGGTGATTCTCTTTCCGATCAAGAGGCGGCAAATAATGCGGGAGTTCCTTTTTGGTCATTTAATAATAAAAAATTGAATGCAAACTTATATCTTCCAGATTTTAAAACCTTAATAGATATAATATCTCAATTCAACATATATAAAAATAAAAGGAAATGA
- a CDS encoding glucosamine-6-phosphate deaminase: MSNLAEKLVENSIEKNGYNNDLEATLDCVKKITKNNINILVYKSNLEATKDVAKKIAGLMNRKKTDGLNQTANIGLATGKSPLMVYKELVRMHKEEGLDFRDTKLFNLDEFWPVHESDPRSHHSEMYNNLYKHVNINPNYVFIPKGSGFSRILVQQYCDNYEKEINYSGGLDIQLLGIGPNGHIAFNEPGSSEASPTRFVKLSDATLKQKSVDWGSVEKTPKYSITMGIQTIMNANEIALLAFGKDKASVVSKAVNCIPNREFPASLLQKHGNVYFYVDEAAASEI; encoded by the coding sequence ATGTCAAATTTGGCAGAGAAATTAGTTGAGAATAGTATTGAGAAAAACGGTTACAACAATGACTTAGAAGCAACATTGGATTGTGTAAAAAAAATAACCAAGAACAATATTAATATCTTGGTTTATAAGAGTAATTTGGAAGCAACAAAGGATGTAGCAAAAAAGATCGCGGGATTAATGAACAGAAAAAAAACTGATGGTTTGAATCAAACAGCAAACATTGGATTGGCTACTGGAAAGTCCCCTCTTATGGTGTACAAAGAATTGGTAAGAATGCATAAGGAAGAAGGCTTGGATTTTAGAGACACTAAGCTTTTCAATCTGGATGAATTCTGGCCTGTTCACGAATCAGATCCTAGGTCACATCACAGCGAAATGTATAATAACCTTTATAAACATGTAAACATTAACCCTAATTATGTTTTTATACCTAAAGGGTCAGGATTTTCAAGGATTTTAGTTCAGCAGTATTGCGATAATTATGAAAAGGAGATAAATTATAGTGGAGGCTTAGATATCCAATTATTGGGAATTGGTCCCAATGGTCATATTGCATTTAATGAGCCGGGATCATCTGAAGCATCTCCAACCAGGTTCGTTAAATTATCGGATGCCACATTAAAACAAAAAAGTGTTGATTGGGGTTCAGTTGAAAAAACTCCTAAATATTCTATTACAATGGGAATACAGACTATTATGAATGCCAATGAAATAGCGCTGTTGGCATTCGGAAAAGATAAAGCTTCCGTTGTTAGCAAAGCAGTAAATTGTATTCCAAACAGGGAATTTCCGGCTTCATTACTACAAAAACACGGAAATGTTTATTTTTATGTGGATGAAGCTGCAGCATCTGAAATATAG
- the aroB gene encoding 3-dehydroquinate synthase has product MKELKVNLNEHSYPIVITEDFSLISKYAHNKNKCVIVADGNVEALHIVELKEAVNKHFKEVFVYSVEPGEKSKSLDMAQRLYNFFIEHKMCRQDVVMSFGGGVIGDLAGFAAATYMRGIQLIHVPTSLLAQVDSSIGGKTAVNLNQTKNIIGSFYQPSLVYSNYKVLKTLPKEEVKNAMVEILVHAIIKDVELFRCIEDNLDKILNLEPDIMEVLIAWNCDIKKSVIERDEKDLGERAILNFGHTFGHAIESAMDYKYKHGECVAIGIMGACYISEKLGLCRDSLTIRIRNILNRIGALNNIQDCDQERVYYFLLHDKKVNCGNINFVLPIQIGEVVKHEIKDFSLITDVFEKLKNQKW; this is encoded by the coding sequence ATGAAAGAATTAAAAGTTAATTTAAATGAACATTCTTATCCCATTGTTATAACAGAAGATTTTTCATTAATTTCGAAGTATGCTCATAATAAGAATAAATGTGTAATTGTTGCAGACGGAAATGTGGAAGCGCTGCACATAGTTGAGCTCAAGGAAGCTGTAAACAAACATTTTAAAGAAGTGTTTGTTTATTCTGTTGAGCCGGGTGAAAAAAGTAAATCCTTAGATATGGCACAGAGACTATATAATTTTTTTATTGAACATAAAATGTGCAGACAAGATGTAGTTATGAGTTTTGGAGGCGGAGTTATTGGTGATCTTGCAGGATTTGCAGCGGCCACTTATATGAGAGGCATACAGTTAATTCATGTTCCAACCTCTTTGCTGGCACAGGTAGACAGCAGTATCGGCGGAAAAACGGCTGTAAATCTGAACCAAACAAAAAATATAATAGGATCATTTTATCAGCCATCTCTTGTATATTCAAATTACAAAGTACTTAAAACGTTACCAAAAGAAGAAGTGAAGAACGCAATGGTGGAAATACTGGTTCATGCAATAATTAAGGATGTAGAGTTATTCCGCTGTATAGAAGACAATCTGGATAAGATTCTAAATCTTGAACCTGATATTATGGAAGTACTGATTGCATGGAACTGTGATATCAAGAAAAGCGTAATTGAACGGGATGAGAAGGATTTGGGTGAACGTGCAATTTTAAATTTTGGACATACATTCGGTCATGCTATTGAGAGTGCCATGGATTATAAATATAAACATGGTGAGTGCGTTGCTATAGGTATTATGGGAGCATGTTATATTTCGGAAAAGCTTGGTTTATGTAGAGATTCTTTAACAATAAGAATAAGAAATATTCTAAACCGAATAGGTGCATTGAATAATATACAGGATTGTGACCAAGAAAGAGTTTATTATTTTCTATTGCATGATAAAAAGGTGAACTGTGGAAATATTAATTTTGTGCTGCCAATTCAAATCGGAGAAGTTGTCAAACATGAAATAAAAGATTTTTCACTCATAACGGATGTTTTTGAAAAACTGAAAAATCAGAAATGGTAA